Proteins co-encoded in one Arachis hypogaea cultivar Tifrunner chromosome 11, arahy.Tifrunner.gnm2.J5K5, whole genome shotgun sequence genomic window:
- the LOC112723455 gene encoding pentatricopeptide repeat-containing protein At4g30700-like, whose protein sequence is MQMIHRELSAPPSRNALLSLITNSATIHHLLQLHAQLLRNGFHSDIATVTKLTQRLFDLRAPRHALSLFFSFPKPDIFLFNVLVQGFSLNASPSTSLSLYSRLRKSINLSPDNFTYAFTINAASGSRDEKHGMMLHAHAIVDGLAPNLFVGSALVDLYCKFSRVGYARKVFDRMPEKDTVLWNAMVNGLARNCCYEDSIEVFGDMVEDGVRLDSTTLATVLPAAAELKELGVGMGIQCLAMKIGFHSVDYVLTGLVSLYSKCGDVDTARLLFWMIDKPDLVSYNALISGFTCNGEVECSVKLFRELLASGQRVSSSTMVGLIPVSSPFGHLHLASSIQGFCVKSGTISHPSVSTALTTVYSRLNEMDLARSLFDESPEKTVAAWNAMISGYTQNGLTETSLSLFQEMMKTEFAPNPVTITTILSACAQLGALSFGKWVHELIKIKNLEPNIYVSTALVDMYAKCGNISEAWQLFDSMSEKNTVTWNTMIFGYGLHGHGHEALKLFNEMLHLGFQPSSVTFLSVMYACSHAGLVREGDEIFRAMINKYGIKPLPEHYACMVDILGRAGQLEKALEFIRSMPVEPGPAVWGTLLGACMIHKDTNMARMASEKLFELDPGSVGYHVLLSNIYSVERNFPKAASIREGVKKRKLAKTPGCTLVEIHGTPHVFVSGDRSHSHATAIYEMLEKLTSKMREIGYRSETVTALHDVEEEEKELMVNVHSEKLAIAFALITTEPGTEIRIIKNLRVCLDCHTATKYISKITERVIVVRDANRFHHFKDGVCSCGDYW, encoded by the coding sequence ATGCAGATGATTCACCGGGAGCTGTCTGCACCGCCGAGCCGCAACGCCCTCCTCTCACTCATCACCAACTCCGCCACCATCCACCACCTCCTCCAGCTCCACGCTCAGCTCCTCCGTAATGGCTTCCACTCCGACATTGCCACCGTCACCAAGCTCACCCAGCGCCTCTTCGACCTCCGCGCCCCTCGCCACGccctctctcttttcttctccttcccCAAACCCGACATCTTCCTCTTCAACGTCCTCGTCCAAGGTTTCTCCCTCAACGCTTCCCCTTCTACCTCTCTCTCCCTCTACTCCCGCCTCCGCAAAAGCATCAACCTTTCCCCTGATAACTTCACCTACGCTTTCACAATCAACGCCGCTTCTGGTTCCCGCGACGAGAAGCACGGGATGATGCTGCACGCGCATGCCATTGTTGATGGGTTGGCCCCCAACCTATTTGTGGGTTCTGCACTCGTTGACTTGTACTGCAAGTTTTCTCGTGTTGGGTATGCTAGaaaggtgtttgatagaatgcctGAGAAAGATACTGTTTTGTGGAACGCTATGGTTAATGGCTTGGCGAGGAATTGTTGTTATGAGGATTCTATTGAGGTTTTTGGGGACATGGTTGAAGATGGGGTGAGGTTGGATTCAACTACATTGGCTACTGTGCTCCCTGCAGCTGCTGAGTTGAAGGAGTTGGGAGTTGGGATGGGGATTCAGTGTTTGGCTATGAAAATTGGGTTTCATTCTGTTGATTATGTGCTTACGGGCTTGGTTTCATTGTATTCGAAATGTGGGGATGTGGACACTGCTAGGTTGTTATTTTGGATGATCGATAAGCCTGACTTGGTGTCTTACAATGCTCTTATTTCTGGGTTTACTTGCAATGGTGAGGTTGAGTGTTCGGTGAAGCTTTTCAGAGAGTTGCTTGCTTCTGGTCAGAGGGTGAGTTCAAGCACTATGGTTGGCTTGATTCCAGTGTCTTCTCCCTTTGGTCATCTTCATTTGGCTTCCTCTATTCAGGGATTTTGTGTGAAATCTGGTACTATTTCGCATCCATCTGTTTCAACCGCACTCACAACTGTGTACAGTAGGCTCAATGAAATGGACTTAGCACGCTCCTTATTTGATGAATCGCCAGAGAAAACTGTGGCTGCTTGGAATGCTATGATTTCGGGTTATACTCAGAATGGTTTAACCgagacctctctctctctttttcaggAGATGATGAAGACTGAGTTTGCTCCAAATCCAGTTACAATCACAACTATCCTTTCAGCTTGTGCTCAACTAGGAGCACTGAGTTTTGGGAAATGGGTCCATGAGCTGATCAAAATCAAAAATCTTGAACCAAACATTTATGTTTCCACTGCTCTAGTTGACATGTATGCTAAGTGTGGGAACATATCAGAGGCATGGCAACTATTTGACTCGATGAGTGAAAAGAATACTGTCACATGGAATACTATGATTTTTGGTTATGGGCTCCATGGACACGGGCATGAAGCGCttaagctttttaatgagatgtTACATTTAGGATTTCAACCATCTAGTGTTACTTTTCTTTCAGTCATGTATGCTTGTAGTCATGCTGGCTTGGTAAGAGAAGGAGATGAAATTTTCCGTGCTATGATCAATAAATACGGTATCAAACCCCTGCCTGAGCACTATGCATGCATGGTGGACATTCTTGGGCGAGCTGGGCAGTTAGAAAAGGCCTTAGAATTTATAAGGAGCATGCCTGTTGAGCCTGGTCCTGCAGTGTGGGGTACATTGCTTGGTGCTTGCATGATTCACAAAGACACAAATATGGCCCGCATGGCTTCGGAAAAGCTATTTGAATTGGATCCAGGGAGTGTTGGATACCATGTTTTGCTCTCTAATATATACTCGGTAGAGAGAAACTTCCCAAAAGCTGCTTCAATACGAGAAGGAGTGAAGAAAAGAAAACTGGCAAAGACTCCTGGTTGCACTCTAGTTGAGATTCATGGGACCCCACATGTATTTGTATCTGGTGATCGATCTCATTCTCATGCTACTGCTATCTATGAAATGCTGGAGAAGTTAACTAGCAAGATGAGGGAAATTGGATACCGTTCGGAGACAGTCACTGCTTTGCAtgatgtggaagaagaagaaaaggagctcATGGTTAATGTTCACAGTGAGAAGTTAGCCATTGCTTTTGCTCTTATTACAACTGAACCTGGTACTGAGATCAGGATCATCAAGAATCTCCGGGTTTGTTTAGATTGTCATACTGCAACTAAATATATATCAAAGATCACAGAAAGAGTCATTGTAGTCAGGGATGCTAACAGATTCCACCACTTCAAAGATGGTGTCTGTTCTTGTGGCGATTATTGGTGA